From Chryseobacterium shandongense, the proteins below share one genomic window:
- a CDS encoding DUF2586 family protein → MGKFQAIKVKQINGGLGRTAPATDDVSLLVVSMSIAGSTLVYGQAKKLLETKDAEVLGLTEATDANNKTLAYHHISENFRLAPESTLYILPVEANSTVQSKIPVVITALKKNREIKGVAFAGFTNDLSTLPGEVDAIQTALATEAMNEGIDLDYIILEGRGPAEAIALNDLVDLSTKQGSKISLVIAQDRDIAALDVAYAKYASVGAYLGMINVRNVAENIGSVNIEKKPAGSETIDTYPLTHSGLGRFINVGISTGQSIEELTNVQIKDLNDKKYIFAAQYEAEADYYFSNSSTCVSAASDYSYIERNRTWNKAKRLISRTLLPKVKSKVPKDPSTGFVKTTTISNWETLLEAALDQMVKADEISGYSLFLDPQQYPDESMPFKIQCSLVAHGIVHEFEVSLGLTNSI, encoded by the coding sequence GGCTTGGAAGAACCGCGCCCGCTACGGATGACGTTTCACTATTGGTTGTCTCCATGAGCATTGCCGGATCTACTCTTGTTTATGGCCAGGCTAAAAAACTACTGGAAACAAAAGATGCAGAAGTACTGGGTTTAACTGAAGCAACTGATGCTAATAATAAAACCCTGGCATATCACCATATCTCTGAAAACTTCAGATTAGCGCCGGAAAGTACTTTGTATATTCTACCGGTAGAAGCTAATAGTACAGTTCAAAGCAAAATACCTGTTGTGATCACAGCTTTGAAGAAAAACAGGGAAATCAAGGGGGTTGCTTTTGCAGGATTTACAAACGACCTTTCCACCCTTCCGGGTGAAGTTGATGCCATTCAGACGGCACTTGCAACAGAGGCAATGAACGAAGGGATTGACCTGGATTACATTATTCTGGAAGGAAGAGGACCGGCGGAGGCTATTGCGCTGAATGACCTGGTTGACCTTTCCACGAAACAGGGGTCTAAAATCTCACTTGTAATCGCCCAGGATAGAGATATCGCGGCACTTGATGTGGCTTATGCAAAATACGCGTCAGTGGGTGCTTATCTGGGAATGATTAATGTGCGAAACGTTGCTGAAAACATCGGATCGGTGAACATTGAAAAAAAGCCCGCCGGAAGCGAAACCATTGACACGTATCCGTTAACACATTCTGGACTTGGAAGATTTATTAACGTCGGAATTTCTACCGGCCAAAGCATTGAAGAGCTTACAAATGTACAGATCAAAGATCTGAATGATAAAAAATACATTTTCGCCGCTCAGTATGAAGCTGAAGCTGATTATTATTTCAGCAACTCATCGACATGCGTATCGGCAGCCAGTGATTATTCCTACATCGAAAGAAACAGGACCTGGAATAAAGCAAAGAGACTTATCTCCAGAACGCTTCTTCCTAAAGTAAAATCGAAAGTGCCGAAAGATCCATCAACCGGATTTGTGAAAACAACAACGATTTCAAACTGGGAAACGTTACTGGAAGCGGCCTTGGATCAAATGGTCAAAGCTGACGAAATCAGCGGTTATTCTTTGTTCCTGGATCCACAGCAATATCCGGACGAAAGCATGCCATTTAAAATCCAGTGTTCCCTTGTTGCTCATGGTATTGTACACGAGTTTGAAGTATCACTGGGATTAACTAACAGTATTTAA
- a CDS encoding phage tail tape measure protein has product MSTATTTWVLKLSENIIPKFKSVGQEGKNAGDKIDDSFDKAGKKIDETKKKTDKLKKSFDDVSSIKWGSVSEGIDRISNRLSEMKEPGAAFDEQMHELKGLTGATDEQMAKMSESARDLALEFGGNGAAQLGAYQGILGKLGPEIAQNDKAMAKMGRNVAVMSKTMKNDVAGAQEALTNSMIQFKTDLSDPMKAAEEMDRMMNVMVASAKAGSVEVPDISKALSEAGGVAKMSNLTFEETNALIQGMAKGGVEVGKLGVSARNAILKMAAPATLSNDASEYLKAYGVDIKKISDTTIPFTDRLKELNKVGHDMNALALIFGTENVQGAQAMLSTIQYQEDLTKQVTGTKDAYEMAAENMGGWNERMKRWSAQVDDWKTSIFDAIAPVISVTEASGEFLKVGADLANIYNGFGPVLKNFVTWVKNAGLGQKFLSFWTGVSTIAQNLWNKTINWGPLKTFVSWLKNTALAQKLVSAWTGIATAAQWLWNAALTANPIGLIIVGIAALIGFVALAIKYWDDWGATLVLFMGPIGLIISAFKNVYDHWESIKKAFQTEGIIGGLKRLGQVLLDVLLKPIQQIAGWMDSIFGTDLEAGMMKMRGKMDLLNDKEKKDLVARDNKDIAKALKNGGLVMYNGKAVLPSTKARYEKQDIDKALKDGKLVMYNGKAVLPATKAAAEKKAAADKKNQKTPTILSPDSVLGGDKDKKKKGKKKKGEKGDGETSVNGNGAGVKTITVTVNMHNHFSIDKSYGSLERAANTVISKINDRLRDGMVALD; this is encoded by the coding sequence ATGAGTACGGCAACTACAACCTGGGTATTAAAACTTTCGGAAAATATTATTCCGAAGTTTAAATCCGTTGGCCAGGAAGGAAAAAATGCCGGTGATAAAATCGATGATTCTTTTGATAAAGCAGGGAAAAAGATCGATGAAACAAAGAAAAAAACGGACAAACTTAAAAAATCCTTTGATGATGTAAGCTCTATAAAGTGGGGTTCCGTATCTGAAGGGATTGACAGGATCTCGAACCGGCTTTCTGAAATGAAAGAACCTGGTGCCGCCTTCGATGAGCAAATGCACGAGTTAAAGGGTCTTACAGGTGCTACAGATGAACAGATGGCAAAGATGAGCGAAAGCGCCCGTGATCTTGCCCTGGAGTTCGGAGGGAATGGTGCTGCTCAGTTGGGAGCGTACCAGGGAATCCTGGGAAAACTGGGACCTGAGATTGCACAAAACGATAAGGCAATGGCAAAAATGGGCCGTAATGTCGCCGTAATGTCAAAGACCATGAAAAATGATGTTGCGGGCGCTCAGGAAGCTTTGACCAATTCCATGATCCAGTTTAAAACAGACCTTTCGGATCCTATGAAAGCGGCGGAAGAAATGGACCGGATGATGAATGTCATGGTTGCTTCAGCAAAAGCGGGATCTGTCGAAGTCCCGGATATCTCAAAGGCTTTATCTGAAGCCGGCGGTGTTGCTAAAATGAGTAATCTAACATTTGAAGAAACCAATGCTTTAATCCAGGGAATGGCAAAAGGTGGTGTGGAAGTTGGTAAACTGGGAGTTTCGGCCCGTAATGCGATCTTAAAGATGGCTGCACCGGCTACACTCAGCAATGATGCCTCTGAATACCTGAAGGCGTACGGTGTGGATATCAAAAAAATATCTGATACAACTATTCCATTTACAGACCGTTTAAAGGAGCTTAATAAAGTGGGGCATGATATGAATGCGTTAGCGCTCATATTCGGAACAGAAAACGTTCAGGGCGCTCAGGCAATGTTATCAACAATCCAGTACCAGGAAGACCTCACAAAACAGGTTACAGGTACAAAAGATGCGTATGAAATGGCCGCTGAAAATATGGGAGGTTGGAATGAAAGAATGAAAAGATGGTCCGCCCAGGTCGATGATTGGAAAACGAGCATATTTGACGCTATTGCACCGGTGATTTCGGTTACGGAAGCAAGCGGTGAATTCCTCAAGGTTGGTGCTGACCTGGCTAACATTTATAATGGATTCGGTCCGGTCCTGAAGAATTTTGTTACATGGGTTAAAAATGCAGGACTGGGACAAAAGTTCCTATCATTTTGGACCGGGGTTTCTACCATTGCGCAAAATCTTTGGAACAAAACAATTAACTGGGGACCTTTAAAAACATTCGTTTCCTGGCTTAAAAATACCGCTCTCGCCCAAAAACTTGTAAGTGCCTGGACTGGAATCGCAACGGCAGCTCAGTGGCTTTGGAATGCAGCTTTGACAGCCAATCCAATCGGGCTTATTATTGTAGGTATTGCGGCCTTAATCGGGTTCGTGGCATTAGCAATTAAATATTGGGATGATTGGGGAGCTACACTGGTTCTGTTTATGGGACCGATCGGTCTTATAATATCTGCTTTTAAGAATGTTTATGATCACTGGGAGAGCATAAAAAAAGCGTTCCAGACTGAAGGGATTATCGGAGGTTTAAAACGGCTTGGGCAGGTTTTACTGGACGTGTTGCTGAAACCAATACAGCAGATTGCCGGATGGATGGATTCTATTTTCGGAACGGACCTGGAAGCCGGCATGATGAAAATGCGTGGCAAAATGGATCTGCTTAACGATAAAGAGAAAAAGGATCTCGTTGCCAGGGATAACAAAGACATCGCGAAAGCACTAAAAAACGGCGGTCTGGTTATGTACAACGGAAAGGCCGTTCTTCCATCGACAAAGGCAAGATACGAAAAGCAGGATATTGACAAAGCCCTGAAGGATGGAAAACTGGTGATGTACAATGGCAAGGCCGTACTTCCTGCAACAAAAGCAGCAGCAGAGAAAAAGGCAGCTGCTGATAAGAAAAATCAGAAAACACCGACAATACTTTCACCAGACAGTGTTCTGGGAGGTGATAAGGACAAGAAGAAGAAAGGTAAAAAGAAAAAGGGCGAAAAAGGTGACGGTGAAACATCCGTGAACGGAAATGGCGCCGGTGTAAAAACAATAACTGTAACGGTTAACATGCATAATCATTTTAGTATTGATAAAAGTTACGGGAGCCTGGAAAGGGCTGCAAATACTGTAATCTCAAAAATTAATGACCGCCTGCGTGACGGCATGGTAGCACTGGATTAA
- a CDS encoding DUF6046 domain-containing protein, giving the protein MDRRIEIAELFKLAFGVSSPVYLTVPIGKQRQPEIQYSGIGIKEAELPEAERLSRFGTPIVFPLMFKGNDYQNYDIKGKIIKRKYEDFWFPPATMVDFSQSKNITRTDILGGNGTVKEIFGFEDWSIRIRTLCITDEMSAREYEKNIVDWSKIVQSIAVESDLFMWKGIDNIVIDDIDIKSVEGTPNVIPIELQCSSDEPFELIYKSDKK; this is encoded by the coding sequence ATGGATAGGCGTATTGAAATTGCTGAGCTTTTTAAGCTTGCTTTTGGGGTGAGCAGCCCTGTCTATCTCACGGTTCCTATTGGAAAACAAAGGCAGCCGGAAATACAATATTCTGGAATTGGAATTAAAGAAGCCGAACTTCCGGAAGCTGAACGCCTCAGCAGGTTCGGAACTCCAATTGTTTTTCCACTTATGTTTAAGGGAAATGATTATCAAAACTATGATATAAAGGGAAAAATAATTAAAAGGAAATATGAAGACTTCTGGTTTCCACCGGCGACAATGGTTGACTTTAGCCAATCAAAAAACATTACTCGGACTGATATTCTGGGTGGTAATGGGACGGTGAAAGAAATATTTGGATTTGAAGACTGGAGTATTCGTATTAGAACCTTATGTATTACGGACGAAATGTCAGCCCGTGAATATGAGAAAAATATTGTTGACTGGTCGAAAATCGTACAATCTATCGCAGTGGAAAGCGACTTATTTATGTGGAAAGGCATTGATAATATTGTGATAGATGATATTGATATTAAAAGTGTAGAAGGAACTCCCAATGTAATACCTATTGAATTGCAATGCTCCAGCGATGAACCTTTTGAACTTATATACAAAAGTGATAAAAAATGA
- a CDS encoding phage tail protein encodes MSDIKYAYYQSSVGYKIVGKTDNDIITAGGGTKALSSFYHDGNFTPSDYVPKTRTITINGTSFDLSANRSFTTPDTITRLKGGASGTLVSGDITLSAGANMAISQTGNTITLASTDTTYSAGNGLTLTGTTFSLPITTNGNGNVVTGVSQTANGLTIYLGSMPTTADLNNYIPNSQKGVANGVATLDATGQVPASQLPSYVDDIVEGYYKTADGKFYKEAAYTNLIAGETGKIYVSLDTNKTYRYTGTVFVYITSGAVDSVNGLTGVVVLNKSHVGLSNVDNTADAAKNVLSATKWTTSRTITLSGVTATAQTIDGTGNVTIPITGVPATLLTGTASINTTGSAAKLTTPRTISATGDGTWSVSFDGSANVTSALTLADSGVAAGTYGKVTVDAKGRVTAGSNPVKSYTTTISASATVIHNLGTKAVSIDMYDTVTNYRIDGRIKITDINKVDVEFDSALPNAVSITVTGKDL; translated from the coding sequence ATGAGCGATATTAAATACGCATATTATCAGAGTTCCGTCGGATATAAGATTGTCGGAAAAACCGATAACGACATCATCACTGCCGGCGGTGGAACAAAGGCGCTTTCTTCCTTCTACCATGACGGAAATTTCACGCCGTCAGACTATGTACCGAAAACCCGTACCATTACAATCAACGGAACATCCTTCGATTTATCGGCAAACAGATCATTCACAACTCCGGACACGATCACAAGATTAAAGGGCGGTGCTTCCGGAACACTTGTTTCCGGAGATATCACCCTTTCAGCAGGTGCGAATATGGCCATCAGCCAGACAGGAAATACAATTACACTGGCATCAACCGATACAACCTATAGCGCCGGAAATGGTTTGACTTTAACGGGTACAACCTTTTCCTTGCCGATTACTACAAACGGAAACGGAAACGTTGTAACCGGTGTATCACAAACGGCCAACGGATTGACTATTTATCTGGGATCGATGCCAACGACGGCCGATCTTAACAACTATATTCCAAACTCACAGAAAGGCGTTGCCAATGGTGTTGCCACACTTGATGCAACCGGACAGGTTCCGGCTTCGCAGTTGCCGTCCTATGTGGACGATATTGTCGAGGGATATTATAAAACCGCTGACGGTAAATTCTACAAGGAAGCAGCTTATACGAATTTGATCGCGGGTGAAACCGGGAAAATTTATGTTTCCCTGGACACGAATAAAACATACCGTTATACGGGAACCGTATTCGTTTACATTACGTCCGGAGCGGTTGATTCCGTTAACGGACTTACGGGTGTAGTTGTATTGAATAAATCTCATGTGGGTTTATCCAATGTTGACAACACGGCCGATGCCGCTAAAAACGTGCTTTCTGCTACTAAATGGACTACATCAAGAACGATCACGCTTTCCGGTGTGACGGCAACCGCGCAGACCATCGACGGAACCGGAAACGTAACAATTCCCATCACAGGAGTTCCGGCTACATTATTGACGGGTACGGCATCTATCAATACAACCGGATCAGCGGCAAAACTCACAACGCCCCGGACAATAAGCGCAACCGGTGACGGTACGTGGTCGGTAAGCTTTGACGGTTCCGCAAATGTTACATCAGCTTTAACGCTTGCCGATAGCGGCGTAGCTGCCGGAACCTATGGAAAGGTAACTGTTGATGCAAAAGGTAGAGTGACAGCCGGAAGCAATCCGGTAAAATCATACACCACCACTATTTCGGCATCTGCAACCGTGATCCATAATTTAGGAACGAAAGCGGTTAGCATAGATATGTACGATACCGTGACGAATTACCGTATCGACGGCCGTATTAAAATCACAGATATTAATAAAGTTGATGTTGAGTTCGATTCAGCTCTACCGAACGCCGTATCAATCACTGTAACCGGAAAAGATTTGTAA
- a CDS encoding pyocin knob domain-containing protein, with translation MHDIKYAYYNTSKGFRVVGGTAAQFLKADGSVDSTSYVAAGTDINMTDKNINFTTGSLSRFESNSRVFNKVYQRLLGTSQTGILSFKFPPPTTLATMFDVTIKMFGWGGRILGTVRVAFYRFSVTELNGNHKAIIEASDNFPSTVINMGVDASGKICINIGEPTTVWNSYLNVEVDRVVAFHQGANFDWSKGWSQTVETDVSTYSQLKPIATEVIATRTWVDTNNAGSLPKAPTALGSADLNTVLTPGFYLQVTNAGSIAANNYPSEGLFAGNLKVYKTLLTGITQEYQTRRSGGNVTFIRSTEDNGATWSAWKKNLTTEDFSPSNYYTKSESLSQFVGKNGVETISDTKTFTHSPIVPNATLNGHAVNFGQLDWLLGQTVSNFIPLGFKGQPYGVAELGADGKVPSSQLPANDGIKVNEEFSTLSGSGFYLSDYMIGGEVGLFDKEANILVAGKENGLYKFGSDYGGSGGVIVDPGNAHMGYGGVMPTASHNHYFNGTIRITGGIYSESANGAQVYATSGDLYQLDKDVSHEDGSLRLSVYDRVFNGMSNSFDTDQRIVKVLLMDGGTITMQNYFRYQEITVMNVSGNSANFTIDYTPVNVSIPPKSSATFYVNGQNKIVLVRLDNDYCGVLN, from the coding sequence ATGCATGATATTAAATATGCTTATTATAACACGTCCAAAGGCTTCAGGGTTGTTGGCGGTACAGCCGCGCAATTCCTGAAGGCGGACGGTTCCGTGGATAGTACTTCCTATGTAGCCGCCGGAACGGATATTAATATGACTGATAAGAATATTAATTTCACGACTGGAAGCCTTTCAAGATTTGAAAGTAACTCACGGGTTTTTAATAAAGTTTATCAAAGGTTATTGGGTACATCCCAGACAGGAATTTTAAGTTTTAAATTTCCTCCACCTACAACACTTGCAACGATGTTTGATGTAACAATCAAAATGTTTGGATGGGGAGGAAGGATTTTAGGAACTGTTAGGGTTGCTTTTTATCGGTTTTCCGTAACCGAATTAAATGGTAATCATAAAGCAATTATTGAAGCTTCTGATAATTTTCCATCAACGGTAATTAATATGGGCGTTGACGCTTCCGGTAAAATATGTATTAATATCGGCGAGCCGACAACTGTATGGAATTCATATCTTAACGTAGAGGTTGACAGGGTTGTAGCTTTTCATCAAGGAGCAAATTTTGATTGGTCAAAAGGTTGGTCGCAAACTGTTGAAACAGATGTTTCAACCTATTCACAACTTAAACCAATTGCTACTGAAGTTATAGCAACAAGAACCTGGGTAGATACAAATAATGCAGGTTCTTTACCAAAAGCTCCAACCGCTCTGGGATCAGCTGATCTTAATACTGTGCTTACACCTGGATTTTATCTGCAAGTAACTAATGCGGGGTCTATTGCAGCTAATAATTATCCTTCAGAGGGTTTATTTGCCGGAAATTTAAAGGTATATAAAACGCTATTGACAGGAATCACACAAGAATATCAGACCAGACGTTCCGGTGGTAATGTGACATTTATAAGGAGTACCGAAGATAATGGCGCAACTTGGTCAGCGTGGAAGAAAAATTTGACAACTGAAGATTTTAGCCCCTCAAACTATTATACAAAATCGGAATCATTAAGCCAATTTGTTGGGAAAAATGGAGTTGAAACAATTTCCGATACAAAGACTTTCACACACAGCCCGATCGTGCCAAATGCTACCTTAAATGGTCACGCCGTTAATTTTGGTCAATTGGACTGGCTGCTCGGCCAGACAGTAAGTAATTTCATTCCACTTGGATTCAAAGGGCAGCCGTACGGAGTGGCAGAACTCGGAGCCGACGGTAAAGTGCCAAGCTCTCAATTACCGGCAAATGACGGTATAAAAGTAAACGAAGAATTTTCCACACTTTCCGGAAGCGGTTTTTATCTCTCTGATTATATGATTGGCGGTGAAGTCGGATTATTTGACAAAGAAGCAAATATATTGGTTGCCGGTAAAGAAAACGGACTATATAAATTCGGTTCGGATTATGGAGGTTCCGGCGGTGTTATCGTTGATCCGGGCAATGCACACATGGGTTACGGTGGGGTGATGCCGACAGCATCACATAACCACTACTTTAATGGCACTATCCGAATTACTGGCGGTATTTATTCAGAATCCGCAAACGGAGCCCAGGTGTATGCCACATCGGGCGACCTTTATCAACTGGATAAAGATGTTTCCCACGAAGACGGCAGTTTAAGGCTTTCCGTTTATGATCGTGTTTTCAACGGTATGAGTAATTCTTTCGATACAGATCAACGAATCGTCAAAGTGCTTTTAATGGATGGTGGAACCATAACAATGCAAAATTATTTCCGATATCAGGAAATCACAGTGATGAATGTTAGCGGTAACAGCGCAAACTTTACAATAGATTATACACCGGTTAATGTTTCGATACCGCCCAAAAGCAGCGCAACTTTTTACGTTAACGGACAAAATAAAATCGTCCTGGTAAGATTAGATAATGATTATTGCGGGGTGTTGAATTAA
- a CDS encoding GLPGLI family protein → MFFLICLILSQFILCQELEYSNIKCNYHTTFLIDTTDINTKKEEMTGLWIGKNSSVFRSDQKAIYDSLAKQSTKESFSNPVKGKIILDFSRIPKAYFIPEVFKFGEKTEIFDKILGTYYKYENEEKINWKILNETKTISTYKCRKAVGKYRNKNIIAWYTEEVPISEGPYTFKGLPGLVIEAYDDKNYFHFTLVKLKDLKQLIAPIRGEISTNYERFLKKRNNFQNDPAGAYFVATGKQTPKDQIERITKIHRKNNNHLD, encoded by the coding sequence ATGTTTTTTTTAATTTGTCTCATCTTATCTCAGTTCATACTTTGTCAAGAACTTGAATACTCTAATATAAAATGTAATTACCATACTACGTTTTTAATTGACACTACTGATATTAACACAAAAAAAGAGGAAATGACAGGCTTATGGATAGGAAAAAATTCTTCTGTTTTCAGAAGCGACCAAAAGGCAATATATGATTCATTAGCAAAACAATCAACAAAAGAAAGTTTTTCAAATCCCGTTAAAGGAAAAATAATATTAGATTTTTCGCGGATTCCAAAAGCATACTTTATACCTGAAGTTTTCAAATTTGGAGAAAAAACTGAGATTTTTGACAAAATTTTAGGTACTTACTATAAATACGAAAACGAAGAAAAAATCAACTGGAAAATACTCAATGAGACCAAAACTATCAGCACTTATAAGTGTAGAAAAGCAGTTGGTAAATATCGAAATAAGAATATTATAGCATGGTATACAGAAGAGGTTCCAATATCAGAAGGCCCTTACACTTTTAAAGGCTTACCGGGATTGGTCATAGAAGCATACGATGATAAAAATTATTTTCATTTTACATTAGTAAAATTAAAGGATTTAAAACAGCTCATAGCACCTATAAGAGGTGAGATAAGTACAAATTATGAACGGTTTTTGAAAAAAAGAAATAATTTCCAAAATGATCCGGCAGGAGCCTATTTTGTTGCAACAGGAAAACAGACTCCAAAAGATCAAATTGAAAGGATTACAAAAATACACCGTAAAAATAATAATCATTTAGACTAA
- a CDS encoding helix-turn-helix transcriptional regulator — translation MEIERRILLMLKDGYTQDQIASELKDLEITPNSLSSVEKNLKNIRKSYDAKTLFHLACILCDERYFEDDEY, via the coding sequence ATGGAAATCGAACGCAGAATACTTTTAATGCTTAAAGATGGTTACACCCAGGATCAGATCGCAAGTGAGTTGAAAGATTTAGAGATTACACCAAATAGCCTGAGTTCAGTTGAAAAGAACCTTAAAAACATACGTAAGTCATACGATGCTAAAACGTTGTTTCATTTAGCTTGTATATTGTGTGATGAGCGTTATTTTGAGGATGATGAATATTGA